The following proteins are co-located in the Lagenorhynchus albirostris chromosome 2, mLagAlb1.1, whole genome shotgun sequence genome:
- the FAM131C gene encoding protein FAM131C isoform X2 has protein sequence MGSCVSRDLLTSTHKDCPMPQGTAPLSPDSPSGRPPIVAPDHVIGKMDFCWDPWQRCFQTTNGYLSDSRSCSSNYNVAALATSSLVGVVQSIKDHITKPTAMARGRVAHLIEWKGWSAQRSGWELSTAEDEHYCCLPDELREARFAAGVAEQFAITEATLSAWSSLDDEELPPENSPQDVIQLQDLESIYLQDSLLSVPSQDDSLLAFSSPDGWPSSDEPPTIASGPQPPSPEQQRWQRLLGAPGPESGARLQGSLPSVDSGSLSEEDEVFYN, from the exons attTGCTCACAAGTACCCACAAGGACTGCCCCATGCCCCAAGGCACGGCCCCCCTGAGCCCAGACTCGCCCTCCGGCCGCCCACCCATCGTGGCCCCAGACCATGTCATTGGCAAG ATGGATTTCTGTTGGGATCCTTGGCAG AGGTGCTTCCAGACCACCAACGGCTACCTGTCCGACTCCAGATCCTGCTCCAGCAACTACAACGTGGCAGCCCTGGCCACCTCGTCCCTCGTGG GAGTGGTGCAGAGCATCAAGGACCACATCACAAAGCCCACGGCCATGGCACGTGGCCGCGTGGCCCACCTCATCGAGTGGAAGGGCTGGAGTGCCCAGCGCTCAGGCTGGGAGTTGTCCACAGCCGAGGACGAGCATTACTGCTGCCTCCCAGATGAGCTGCGCGAGGCCCGCTTTGCTGCAG GGGTTGCCGAGCAGTTTGCCATCACGGAGGCCACACTGAGTGCCTGGTCCTCGCTGGACGACGAGGAGCTGCCCCCAGAGAACAGCCCCCAGGACGTCATCCAGCTACAGG ACCTGGAGAGCATCTACCTTCAAGACAGTCTTCTGAGTGTCCCCTCGCAGGATGACAGTCTTCTGGCCTTCTCCTCCCCCGATGGATGGCCCTCATCTGACGAGCCCCCCACCATAGCCTCTGGCCCGCAGCCCCCCAGCCCCGAACAGCAGCGCTGGCAGCGGCTCCTGGGGGCCCCGGGGCCCGAGAGTGGGGCCCGCCTGCAGGGCTCCCTCCCATCGGTGGACAGTGGCTCCCTCTCGGAGGAGGACGAGGTGTTCTATAACTGA
- the FAM131C gene encoding protein FAM131C isoform X1, which yields MGSCVSRDLLTSTHKDCPMPQGTAPLSPDSPSGRPPIVAPDHVIGKDKQMDFCWDPWQRCFQTTNGYLSDSRSCSSNYNVAALATSSLVGVVQSIKDHITKPTAMARGRVAHLIEWKGWSAQRSGWELSTAEDEHYCCLPDELREARFAAGVAEQFAITEATLSAWSSLDDEELPPENSPQDVIQLQDLESIYLQDSLLSVPSQDDSLLAFSSPDGWPSSDEPPTIASGPQPPSPEQQRWQRLLGAPGPESGARLQGSLPSVDSGSLSEEDEVFYN from the exons attTGCTCACAAGTACCCACAAGGACTGCCCCATGCCCCAAGGCACGGCCCCCCTGAGCCCAGACTCGCCCTCCGGCCGCCCACCCATCGTGGCCCCAGACCATGTCATTGGCAAG GACAAACAGATGGATTTCTGTTGGGATCCTTGGCAG AGGTGCTTCCAGACCACCAACGGCTACCTGTCCGACTCCAGATCCTGCTCCAGCAACTACAACGTGGCAGCCCTGGCCACCTCGTCCCTCGTGG GAGTGGTGCAGAGCATCAAGGACCACATCACAAAGCCCACGGCCATGGCACGTGGCCGCGTGGCCCACCTCATCGAGTGGAAGGGCTGGAGTGCCCAGCGCTCAGGCTGGGAGTTGTCCACAGCCGAGGACGAGCATTACTGCTGCCTCCCAGATGAGCTGCGCGAGGCCCGCTTTGCTGCAG GGGTTGCCGAGCAGTTTGCCATCACGGAGGCCACACTGAGTGCCTGGTCCTCGCTGGACGACGAGGAGCTGCCCCCAGAGAACAGCCCCCAGGACGTCATCCAGCTACAGG ACCTGGAGAGCATCTACCTTCAAGACAGTCTTCTGAGTGTCCCCTCGCAGGATGACAGTCTTCTGGCCTTCTCCTCCCCCGATGGATGGCCCTCATCTGACGAGCCCCCCACCATAGCCTCTGGCCCGCAGCCCCCCAGCCCCGAACAGCAGCGCTGGCAGCGGCTCCTGGGGGCCCCGGGGCCCGAGAGTGGGGCCCGCCTGCAGGGCTCCCTCCCATCGGTGGACAGTGGCTCCCTCTCGGAGGAGGACGAGGTGTTCTATAACTGA
- the FAM131C gene encoding protein FAM131C isoform X3 — protein MGSCVSRDLLTSTHKDCPMPQGTAPLSPDSPSGRPPIVAPDHVIGKRCFQTTNGYLSDSRSCSSNYNVAALATSSLVGVVQSIKDHITKPTAMARGRVAHLIEWKGWSAQRSGWELSTAEDEHYCCLPDELREARFAAGVAEQFAITEATLSAWSSLDDEELPPENSPQDVIQLQDLESIYLQDSLLSVPSQDDSLLAFSSPDGWPSSDEPPTIASGPQPPSPEQQRWQRLLGAPGPESGARLQGSLPSVDSGSLSEEDEVFYN, from the exons attTGCTCACAAGTACCCACAAGGACTGCCCCATGCCCCAAGGCACGGCCCCCCTGAGCCCAGACTCGCCCTCCGGCCGCCCACCCATCGTGGCCCCAGACCATGTCATTGGCAAG AGGTGCTTCCAGACCACCAACGGCTACCTGTCCGACTCCAGATCCTGCTCCAGCAACTACAACGTGGCAGCCCTGGCCACCTCGTCCCTCGTGG GAGTGGTGCAGAGCATCAAGGACCACATCACAAAGCCCACGGCCATGGCACGTGGCCGCGTGGCCCACCTCATCGAGTGGAAGGGCTGGAGTGCCCAGCGCTCAGGCTGGGAGTTGTCCACAGCCGAGGACGAGCATTACTGCTGCCTCCCAGATGAGCTGCGCGAGGCCCGCTTTGCTGCAG GGGTTGCCGAGCAGTTTGCCATCACGGAGGCCACACTGAGTGCCTGGTCCTCGCTGGACGACGAGGAGCTGCCCCCAGAGAACAGCCCCCAGGACGTCATCCAGCTACAGG ACCTGGAGAGCATCTACCTTCAAGACAGTCTTCTGAGTGTCCCCTCGCAGGATGACAGTCTTCTGGCCTTCTCCTCCCCCGATGGATGGCCCTCATCTGACGAGCCCCCCACCATAGCCTCTGGCCCGCAGCCCCCCAGCCCCGAACAGCAGCGCTGGCAGCGGCTCCTGGGGGCCCCGGGGCCCGAGAGTGGGGCCCGCCTGCAGGGCTCCCTCCCATCGGTGGACAGTGGCTCCCTCTCGGAGGAGGACGAGGTGTTCTATAACTGA
- the FAM131C gene encoding protein FAM131C isoform X4, giving the protein MDFCWDPWQRCFQTTNGYLSDSRSCSSNYNVAALATSSLVGVVQSIKDHITKPTAMARGRVAHLIEWKGWSAQRSGWELSTAEDEHYCCLPDELREARFAAGVAEQFAITEATLSAWSSLDDEELPPENSPQDVIQLQDLESIYLQDSLLSVPSQDDSLLAFSSPDGWPSSDEPPTIASGPQPPSPEQQRWQRLLGAPGPESGARLQGSLPSVDSGSLSEEDEVFYN; this is encoded by the exons ATGGATTTCTGTTGGGATCCTTGGCAG AGGTGCTTCCAGACCACCAACGGCTACCTGTCCGACTCCAGATCCTGCTCCAGCAACTACAACGTGGCAGCCCTGGCCACCTCGTCCCTCGTGG GAGTGGTGCAGAGCATCAAGGACCACATCACAAAGCCCACGGCCATGGCACGTGGCCGCGTGGCCCACCTCATCGAGTGGAAGGGCTGGAGTGCCCAGCGCTCAGGCTGGGAGTTGTCCACAGCCGAGGACGAGCATTACTGCTGCCTCCCAGATGAGCTGCGCGAGGCCCGCTTTGCTGCAG GGGTTGCCGAGCAGTTTGCCATCACGGAGGCCACACTGAGTGCCTGGTCCTCGCTGGACGACGAGGAGCTGCCCCCAGAGAACAGCCCCCAGGACGTCATCCAGCTACAGG ACCTGGAGAGCATCTACCTTCAAGACAGTCTTCTGAGTGTCCCCTCGCAGGATGACAGTCTTCTGGCCTTCTCCTCCCCCGATGGATGGCCCTCATCTGACGAGCCCCCCACCATAGCCTCTGGCCCGCAGCCCCCCAGCCCCGAACAGCAGCGCTGGCAGCGGCTCCTGGGGGCCCCGGGGCCCGAGAGTGGGGCCCGCCTGCAGGGCTCCCTCCCATCGGTGGACAGTGGCTCCCTCTCGGAGGAGGACGAGGTGTTCTATAACTGA